A single window of Acidimicrobiia bacterium DNA harbors:
- a CDS encoding FtsW/RodA/SpoVE family cell cycle protein, producing MELNANSVLNENASGITSDVEYILIPRSKVRTRLPELLLCSFGAIITISGYILTSLVDKDYIPEQAPTLLMFMVILVLIAHAATWILAPRADATILPLSILLNGVGFIIISRLNEDQAQAQALWTALGIVAFIGTLLVVKKVSLLHRYRYTFAFLGLFSILLPELPFFGKEIYGARLWIKVGSFTFQPGEVAKVFLTIFIASYLADTKELLSNSRKKFGFINIPDIKYFGPLLVAWGTSILVMVRQKDLGSSLLFFAVFSAMLYIATNRASFLAFGILMFSGAAVIAYQLFGHVQTRFDTWLNPWPKSDKGGFQLIQSLFSFGTGGIKGTGLGLGTPQKIPLASSDFVFAAIGEELGFLGSCAIIITLFLLVASGFRIAIRANKGFSQIFAAGLTTILGIQSFIIIGGVTRVIPLTGLTLPFVSYGGSSLVANYVIVALLLRISNETAVDNIKNGTMIIPQKISKKFARSKGE from the coding sequence ATGGAGTTAAATGCTAATTCAGTATTAAATGAAAACGCGTCGGGTATTACATCTGATGTGGAATATATTTTGATCCCACGTTCGAAAGTTCGTACAAGATTACCTGAACTTTTGTTATGTAGTTTCGGAGCTATTATAACTATAAGTGGATATATATTGACTTCCTTAGTTGACAAGGATTATATTCCAGAACAAGCACCTACACTATTAATGTTCATGGTGATTTTAGTTTTAATAGCGCATGCTGCTACTTGGATTTTAGCACCACGAGCTGACGCAACAATTTTACCACTATCAATATTGCTCAATGGCGTAGGTTTTATTATTATTTCGCGTTTAAACGAAGATCAAGCACAAGCACAAGCACTTTGGACAGCATTAGGCATAGTTGCATTCATTGGAACATTATTAGTCGTAAAAAAAGTTTCTCTATTACACAGATATAGGTACACTTTTGCTTTCCTTGGTTTATTTTCAATATTGTTACCAGAATTACCTTTTTTTGGAAAAGAAATATACGGCGCAAGGCTGTGGATAAAAGTTGGAAGTTTTACTTTCCAACCAGGTGAGGTGGCTAAGGTATTTCTGACTATATTTATTGCATCATATTTAGCTGATACTAAAGAATTGCTCAGTAATTCTAGGAAAAAATTTGGTTTTATAAATATTCCCGACATTAAATATTTTGGTCCCTTGCTTGTTGCTTGGGGAACTTCGATTTTAGTAATGGTTAGGCAAAAAGATTTAGGTTCATCATTACTATTTTTTGCTGTTTTTAGTGCAATGTTATATATTGCTACCAATAGGGCTAGCTTTTTAGCATTTGGTATATTGATGTTTTCGGGCGCTGCAGTCATAGCATATCAACTCTTTGGGCATGTTCAAACGCGATTCGATACTTGGCTTAACCCCTGGCCAAAATCTGATAAGGGTGGCTTTCAATTAATCCAATCACTATTCTCTTTTGGGACTGGTGGAATAAAAGGTACAGGTTTAGGGCTCGGTACACCGCAAAAAATCCCACTTGCAAGTTCTGATTTTGTGTTTGCAGCCATTGGAGAGGAACTTGGGTTCTTAGGAAGTTGCGCAATAATAATCACACTTTTCTTACTAGTTGCCAGCGGATTTAGAATTGCAATAAGAGCGAATAAAGGTTTTTCTCAAATCTTTGCTGCTGGACTAACAACAATTCTAGGTATACAGTCTTTTATTATTATCGGTGGTGTCACAAGAGTCATTCCACTAACTGGTTTAACTTTACCATTCGTAAGTTATGGCGGTTCATCACTGGTTGCAAATTATGTAATTGTAGCATTACTACTAAGAATTTCTAATGAAACTGCTGTGGATAATATTAAGAATGGAACAATGATAATTCCACAAAAGATATCTAAAAAGTTTGCAAGATCGAAAGGAGAATAA
- a CDS encoding Stp1/IreP family PP2C-type Ser/Thr phosphatase, with amino-acid sequence MKVQVGAITDVGKVRKANEDSVLVDGDLFVFAVADGMGGHNAGEIASAVAIETIRATTASGIDIEEAIKRANTAVRNKAASDIDLSGMGTTITVLGFSDKSELSIAHVGDSRAYVLHRDNDGKPVGELERITKDHSLVEELVQAGEITEEEANVHPRRSVITRALGIEDKVNVDVTPIAFLKNDRYLLCSDGLTSMVRDDDILIILKQYESPIDCAHELVAKANAQGGTDNITVIVLDVINPKVELPEKIKVARSISTPDNNIPKSVLRKGRYPFITRIVISLIVVAALGIGIYQTVFSYAHNGYFLDQKNGQLVIMSGRIGGVLIWEPELDTETGIDYKNLTPSDKLLVTRHTRFNTRKDALKMVEKARLDSGKTKSQQDPFDYLNSTTTSTTTTVVADPNAIVIPPPTNVGGQ; translated from the coding sequence ATGAAAGTTCAAGTTGGCGCTATAACCGACGTTGGAAAAGTTCGTAAAGCGAACGAAGACTCAGTTCTTGTTGACGGTGATCTATTTGTGTTCGCCGTAGCTGATGGAATGGGCGGACACAATGCAGGTGAAATTGCTAGCGCAGTTGCGATTGAGACTATTAGAGCAACAACTGCAAGTGGTATCGATATTGAAGAAGCAATTAAGAGGGCCAATACTGCTGTAAGGAATAAAGCTGCAAGCGATATTGACCTAAGCGGAATGGGCACGACAATAACTGTGCTTGGATTCTCAGACAAGAGCGAACTATCCATTGCGCATGTAGGTGATTCTCGCGCTTATGTTTTACATAGAGATAACGATGGAAAGCCTGTTGGAGAACTAGAACGAATAACAAAAGATCATTCACTCGTTGAAGAATTAGTCCAAGCTGGCGAGATAACAGAAGAAGAAGCAAATGTTCACCCAAGAAGAAGTGTTATAACGCGCGCACTTGGCATTGAAGATAAAGTCAATGTTGATGTTACACCAATAGCATTTTTGAAAAATGATCGTTATCTACTATGTTCCGATGGTCTTACGTCAATGGTTCGAGATGATGACATACTAATAATATTAAAACAATACGAGTCACCAATTGATTGCGCCCACGAGCTGGTTGCTAAAGCGAATGCACAAGGTGGAACTGATAACATCACAGTTATTGTCCTTGACGTTATAAATCCAAAAGTAGAATTACCAGAGAAAATAAAAGTAGCTAGATCAATTTCTACACCAGATAATAATATCCCTAAGTCTGTTTTGCGAAAAGGACGCTACCCATTTATCACAAGAATAGTCATATCATTAATTGTTGTTGCAGCCTTAGGTATAGGTATCTATCAAACTGTGTTTTCATACGCACATAATGGGTATTTTTTAGATCAAAAGAATGGTCAATTGGTAATAATGTCTGGTCGTATAGGTGGTGTATTAATTTGGGAACCTGAATTAGATACCGAGACAGGTATTGACTATAAAAATTTAACACCATCTGACAAACTTTTAGTTACAAGACACACACGCTTTAATACACGTAAAGACGCGCTTAAAATGGTTGAGAAGGCAAGATTAGATAGCGGGAAAACTAAATCCCAACAAGACCCTTTTGATTATCTAAACTCTACGACTACTTCAACGACGACCACTGTAGTTGCTGATCCAAATGCAATAGTAATTCCTCCACCAACAAATGTAGGTGGACAGTAA
- a CDS encoding FHA domain-containing protein yields the protein MSESLLKLLNYFLLAAIYFFLFIVTRVAARELKPQPVMIANAPNESKNVVSSKLKNKNARLSLLGLSPENIAGEKFEIDEESTIGRAPGCTVTLTHDTAISQVHVRLFRQGKGFFLEDLKSTNGTLLNGKKVNALSRIKKGDRVQIGRSVFEVIR from the coding sequence TTGAGTGAATCACTCCTAAAATTATTAAATTACTTCTTACTAGCTGCAATTTACTTTTTTCTTTTTATTGTTACGCGAGTAGCGGCGCGCGAGTTAAAACCACAACCTGTCATGATAGCAAACGCTCCAAATGAATCAAAAAATGTGGTATCTTCAAAATTAAAAAATAAAAATGCGAGACTCTCACTTCTAGGTTTGAGTCCAGAAAATATCGCTGGTGAAAAATTTGAAATTGACGAAGAATCGACCATTGGTAGAGCACCAGGCTGTACGGTTACACTCACACACGATACAGCAATATCTCAAGTGCACGTGAGATTATTTCGCCAAGGTAAAGGTTTTTTTCTAGAAGATCTCAAATCAACAAATGGCACATTGTTAAATGGAAAAAAAGTTAACGCATTATCACGCATAAAAAAGGGTGACAGAGTTCAAATTGGCAGATCTGTTTTTGAGGTAATAAGATGA
- a CDS encoding DUF3662 domain-containing protein, whose amino-acid sequence MALQGFERRLERLVEGVFSKTFSSRVQPVEIGRAIIRRLETQRTITTQGATVPNNITVHLSNKDVEQLDGILGNLADELCIIVRDHANSENYRLVGPINVTLISDSSVDPGQIEIKTAFDQGRGANKGVLLGPNDEKIELSNETTTVGRLTTCGVSLTDSRVSRLHAEIIKNAEGYELIDKGSTNGTQVNGETIASHTLVIGDKITFGNTTFEFQAHE is encoded by the coding sequence ATGGCTTTACAAGGATTCGAAAGGCGTCTTGAACGTCTAGTTGAAGGTGTCTTCTCTAAAACCTTTTCATCACGTGTTCAACCAGTAGAAATTGGTCGCGCAATAATTAGAAGACTCGAGACTCAACGAACAATTACAACACAAGGGGCAACGGTACCTAATAATATAACTGTACACCTTTCAAATAAAGACGTTGAACAGCTAGATGGAATATTAGGAAACTTGGCCGATGAACTTTGTATCATCGTTCGCGATCATGCGAATTCAGAAAATTATAGATTAGTTGGACCAATAAATGTAACGCTCATATCTGACTCATCAGTCGATCCAGGCCAAATAGAAATAAAAACTGCATTTGACCAGGGAAGGGGCGCTAATAAGGGGGTACTTCTAGGCCCAAATGATGAAAAAATTGAACTTTCTAATGAGACTACAACTGTTGGTAGACTTACAACATGTGGTGTGTCTTTGACAGATTCACGTGTTTCAAGATTACATGCAGAAATTATAAAGAATGCTGAAGGTTACGAGCTAATTGACAAAGGTTCAACTAATGGAACACAAGTTAATGGAGAAACAATAGCCTCTCACACACTAGTTATAGGTGACAAAATAACATTCGGAAATACCACATTCGAATTCCAAGCACACGAATAG
- a CDS encoding DUF3054 domain-containing protein, with product MSENELIKNGEKSKAYVIHKLMAVVLDLLVVAIFVGIGSREHDIEYTFGFGLLTALPFIAAFFVVQAVVASDLRSIKSAVISSVISVPIAIGIRVSLPRLAGREAFEFKPVFALISFLFLTFGWVIWRFALGKLRPSTSK from the coding sequence ATGTCAGAAAATGAATTGATCAAAAACGGAGAAAAAAGTAAAGCATATGTTATTCATAAACTTATGGCAGTAGTTTTAGACCTTTTAGTTGTAGCCATTTTTGTTGGTATAGGTTCACGAGAACATGATATTGAATATACTTTTGGATTCGGATTGCTTACTGCATTGCCTTTTATAGCAGCTTTCTTCGTAGTGCAAGCTGTCGTTGCGTCTGATTTGCGAAGTATAAAAAGTGCCGTTATCTCGTCGGTCATTTCTGTTCCAATTGCTATTGGTATTCGTGTATCTTTACCTAGATTGGCCGGTCGTGAAGCATTTGAATTTAAACCTGTTTTTGCTTTAATTTCATTTTTGTTCTTAACATTTGGATGGGTTATTTGGAGATTTGCTCTTGGTAAGTTAAGACCATCAACATCCAAATAA
- the msrA gene encoding peptide-methionine (S)-S-oxide reductase MsrA has product MGLFTNPYYERKKVMIDKDRALYGRDEVMNITGVHYVKGTPIKGPFDRKYEIAYFALGCFWGAEKLFWKIDGVYTTASGYQGGYTKNPTYEEVCTAKTGHTETVMVVFDPHIISYENLVIKFFEGHDPTQYMGQGNDIGTEYRSAIFPTSEIQFEIAMKIKDSYNKTLNLRGIGEITTELYFLPTPTFYYAEEVHQQFLSKNPNGYCNLRGTGIACAIS; this is encoded by the coding sequence ATGGGACTATTTACAAACCCCTACTATGAGCGTAAAAAAGTGATGATTGACAAAGATCGTGCACTATACGGTCGAGACGAAGTAATGAACATAACGGGTGTTCATTACGTAAAAGGTACGCCTATCAAAGGACCGTTTGATAGAAAATATGAAATTGCCTATTTCGCTTTGGGTTGTTTTTGGGGCGCTGAAAAGCTTTTCTGGAAAATAGATGGTGTTTATACAACTGCTAGTGGTTATCAAGGTGGATATACAAAAAATCCTACATATGAAGAGGTTTGTACAGCTAAAACGGGACATACTGAAACTGTAATGGTTGTTTTCGATCCTCATATAATTTCATATGAAAATTTGGTCATAAAATTTTTTGAAGGTCACGATCCAACTCAATATATGGGCCAAGGAAACGATATTGGTACAGAGTACAGAAGTGCCATATTCCCAACATCAGAAATTCAATTTGAAATTGCTATGAAGATTAAAGATTCATACAATAAGACATTGAATTTGAGAGGAATCGGGGAGATAACTACAGAGTTATATTTCTTACCAACACCTACGTTTTATTATGCAGAAGAAGTTCATCAACAATTTCTAAGTAAAAATCCTAATGGTTACTGCAATTTAAGAGGTACAGGTATTGCTTGTGCAATTAGCTAA
- a CDS encoding AarF/ABC1/UbiB kinase family protein, with protein sequence MAILSKSLESSKSPKDTTWGSFSNRAPWNLNEQECLDFDAKTNEIRAEVHYEASKLLEKKHFVPIGRMIVAVLRIGVAVSSWYIFDKRKGREKSYKSISRKLRKQFVHLGSTYIKLGQIISSGEGLFPNELVDEFKLLRDQVEPEKYFDIKNVIEKDFGRPLETIFSSFNKQPLAAASIAQVHEATLITGEKVVVKVQRPQVNALVKKDIKALTWLAPKMVGRIPVTALANPPALVEVFCETISEELDFRLEAQSMLEVARVFVQTNQNSIVVPRPYISMVTKRVLVMEQMYGFALDDVDSIRAADIDTKEFLRAGLISFLEGALIYGVFHGDLHGGNLFVQTDGKTALFDFGITGHFNELQRKAFMRLIIAGMSGDIEQQLVALLDLGAFPKDTNLKEVMDDLGLNDPVKDPVKMSSDQLTDELKNLTKKLLGYGAHAPKELMLFVKNLMFLDGATGALAPDLDILGEISHVYTYFMSEYGAKIFEDLQIDGDELKFDKNALLDSMRVEDKVDTLTYQQLRTRREIIKKRMMDKVDD encoded by the coding sequence ATGGCAATATTAAGCAAATCGCTTGAAAGCAGTAAAAGTCCTAAAGATACTACATGGGGCAGTTTTTCAAACCGAGCACCTTGGAATTTGAATGAACAAGAGTGTCTAGATTTTGACGCCAAAACCAATGAAATACGAGCAGAAGTTCATTACGAAGCAAGTAAACTGTTGGAAAAAAAACATTTTGTGCCAATTGGCAGAATGATAGTAGCTGTATTGAGAATTGGTGTAGCTGTTTCAAGTTGGTATATATTTGACAAAAGAAAAGGTAGAGAAAAATCTTATAAATCAATATCAAGAAAGCTTAGAAAGCAATTCGTACATTTAGGTTCTACCTATATAAAACTTGGCCAAATTATATCTTCCGGTGAAGGCCTTTTTCCAAATGAATTAGTTGATGAATTTAAATTACTGCGAGATCAAGTAGAGCCAGAAAAATATTTTGATATAAAAAATGTTATCGAAAAAGATTTTGGCCGTCCCTTAGAAACAATTTTTTCTTCTTTTAATAAACAACCATTAGCGGCAGCTTCGATTGCGCAAGTTCATGAAGCAACTTTGATAACTGGTGAAAAGGTTGTTGTAAAAGTTCAACGGCCTCAAGTAAACGCATTAGTTAAAAAAGATATAAAAGCACTAACTTGGCTGGCGCCAAAAATGGTAGGACGGATACCGGTTACTGCATTGGCTAATCCGCCCGCTCTGGTCGAAGTATTTTGTGAAACAATATCCGAAGAACTAGATTTCCGTCTAGAGGCACAGTCGATGTTAGAAGTTGCGAGAGTCTTTGTTCAAACAAATCAGAATTCTATAGTTGTTCCAAGGCCATATATCTCTATGGTAACAAAACGTGTCTTGGTGATGGAACAAATGTATGGATTTGCGCTTGATGACGTTGATTCCATTCGTGCGGCAGATATTGATACAAAAGAATTTTTAAGAGCAGGATTGATTTCATTTTTGGAGGGCGCATTAATATATGGTGTATTTCATGGAGATCTTCATGGAGGAAATCTGTTTGTCCAAACAGATGGTAAAACTGCACTATTTGATTTCGGTATTACCGGGCATTTTAACGAATTGCAACGCAAAGCGTTTATGAGATTAATCATTGCAGGTATGTCAGGTGACATTGAGCAACAATTGGTAGCATTGCTTGATCTAGGCGCATTTCCTAAAGACACAAATTTAAAAGAAGTGATGGATGACCTTGGGTTAAATGATCCAGTTAAAGATCCAGTTAAAATGTCAAGCGATCAATTAACCGATGAGTTAAAAAACCTCACAAAAAAATTATTAGGTTATGGTGCGCATGCTCCTAAAGAACTTATGTTATTTGTTAAAAATTTAATGTTTCTTGATGGGGCAACTGGGGCTTTAGCGCCAGATCTAGATATCCTTGGAGAAATATCACATGTTTATACATATTTTATGTCCGAATATGGAGCAAAAATATTCGAAGATTTACAAATCGATGGAGATGAACTCAAATTTGATAAAAATGCACTGTTAGATTCAATGAGGGTGGAAGATAAAGTCGATACACTCACATATCAACAATTAAGAACTAGACGTGAAATAATCAAAAAAAGAATGATGGATAAGGTGGATGATTAA
- the lgt gene encoding prolipoprotein diacylglyceryl transferase encodes MTYLKNSLIGYVPAPPFDSIGFVRIYGLTMALAIGVAVLIAHKRYAKRNSNSTLVIDVFLPVVISGIIGARIYHLFTGYNWSRDGIVGTIKLRNGGLSIWGAVIGGALMVAFICHRKKVSFLRLGDSIAVALLFAQAIGRFGNYFNQELFGKPSNSFWALKVDPIYRPVGFENVSTFHPTFLYEALWCIILAGIIIFLERRVANWPKGASLATYIGGYCLGRSIFEYLRIDTATKVFGIRFNLMLSIVLCLAGFLWLMKLLISNKDIEKYSELSIPEAE; translated from the coding sequence ATGACTTATTTAAAAAATTCACTAATTGGCTATGTTCCTGCACCACCATTCGATTCAATAGGTTTCGTTCGCATTTACGGTCTTACAATGGCGTTAGCTATTGGTGTAGCAGTGCTGATTGCACATAAAAGGTATGCAAAAAGAAATAGCAATTCAACATTAGTTATAGATGTTTTTTTGCCAGTTGTGATATCTGGAATTATAGGAGCACGTATTTACCATTTGTTTACAGGATATAATTGGAGTCGAGATGGAATTGTTGGAACAATTAAATTGCGTAATGGCGGTTTATCCATTTGGGGAGCGGTTATTGGCGGAGCTTTGATGGTTGCATTCATTTGCCATCGAAAAAAAGTTTCATTTTTACGATTGGGAGATTCAATCGCCGTAGCTTTGTTATTTGCCCAAGCAATAGGGCGTTTCGGAAACTACTTTAATCAAGAGCTGTTCGGAAAACCTTCAAATAGTTTTTGGGCCTTAAAAGTTGACCCGATATATCGTCCTGTAGGATTTGAAAATGTCTCAACTTTTCACCCAACATTTTTATATGAAGCGCTATGGTGCATTATTCTTGCGGGCATAATAATTTTTCTAGAGAGAAGAGTCGCCAATTGGCCAAAAGGGGCATCTCTCGCTACATATATTGGTGGATATTGTTTGGGGCGAAGTATATTTGAATATTTACGTATTGATACTGCAACAAAAGTCTTCGGAATACGATTTAACTTAATGTTATCTATAGTTTTATGTCTAGCCGGCTTCTTGTGGTTGATGAAGCTTCTTATTTCCAATAAAGATATAGAAAAATATTCTGAGCTCTCAATACCTGAAGCTGAATAA
- a CDS encoding ABC transporter ATP-binding protein, which produces MAAKAIHVTKSYGIDEAQINALDDVTVEFNTGEFTAIMGPSGSGKSTLMHCIAGLDRISSGEVWIGDIDITRMSEKKLTLIRRKKIGFIFQSFNLLPTLNARENIELPSSLSGRKTEKKWFDQVIEILGIKDRLLHKPSELSGGQQQRVAVARALAAQPEVIFADEPTGNLDSKAGTQVLKFMRDAVDEHNQTIVMVTHDAHAAAFADRIIFLSDGKIVDEMREPTTQSVLDKLKSLGN; this is translated from the coding sequence ATTGCCGCTAAAGCAATTCATGTAACAAAATCTTATGGAATTGATGAAGCGCAAATTAATGCACTCGATGATGTAACTGTAGAATTTAATACAGGTGAATTTACTGCAATAATGGGGCCATCTGGCTCAGGGAAATCTACTTTGATGCATTGTATTGCTGGACTTGACCGAATCTCTAGTGGTGAAGTTTGGATTGGTGATATCGATATAACTCGTATGAGTGAAAAGAAACTCACTTTAATACGTAGAAAAAAGATCGGTTTTATTTTTCAATCTTTTAATTTACTTCCAACGCTTAATGCAAGAGAAAATATTGAATTACCTTCGAGTCTGTCTGGTAGGAAGACTGAAAAGAAATGGTTCGACCAAGTTATAGAAATTTTAGGTATTAAAGATCGTTTGTTACATAAGCCGAGTGAACTTTCTGGTGGTCAACAACAAAGAGTTGCAGTTGCTCGTGCATTAGCTGCACAACCAGAGGTTATTTTTGCAGATGAACCAACAGGTAATCTAGATTCAAAAGCTGGTACTCAGGTATTGAAATTCATGCGAGATGCTGTCGATGAACACAATCAAACAATTGTAATGGTTACACATGATGCACATGCTGCTGCTTTTGCAGACCGAATCATCTTTTTAAGTGATGGTAAAATCGTAGATGAAATGCGAGAACCAACAACTCAAAGCGTGCTTGATAAATTAAAGAGTCTTGGTAATTAA